The Larimichthys crocea isolate SSNF chromosome X, L_crocea_2.0, whole genome shotgun sequence genome segment atttctgattttttctAGTAGCCTGTATACTACAACAGTATAATAAAATCCTGAAATGATggcttttagttttgttgttcCACCCCAAGAATTTAAGTGGCCCCATCTGGCCGCCCctatgaaaatgttttggagGCGCCCCTGCACAGAGCATGATTCATGTTTACTTATATAACTGGTCCATGCAGTGCACCTGAGTGGAAGCATCTCTTTAATTTCTCACTCCATCTGTATGTGACTacaaacatgtaacatgtacCTCGACCAGTGAATCCTCCCAGCGGTCCAGGCGTATGGATTTCACTCTGCTGACAGCAGGCAGATTACGATGCATCCCCGAACAGTTCAGGCACACAAAGACACCGAGAGTGTACGAGGCCCAGTCCGGATCTGTGAGTGAAAACACACGAGAGGGAACTAAAAACACGGCACGCACTCGAGATGAGAGGCCGAGGACAATGCAGCGAAGTGAGAGTTTCTTCTGGGAAGAGAATGTGCTGAAAAATCAGTGTACATTAAAGatttgagtgagtgtgtgtgtcgctcACACGGATGGACTGTCAGCAGATTGTTACAGGAGGAACAGTGAGGTCACACCACAGAATATACAGCAGCCACCACTTCCCCTTATAGAAGCAGTCATATAAACGTGACATATTCCTTTAGAGATAATTCACTGTCACACAGCTCTCTGTTCACCTTTCTTTAACACTTTAATGAAGACATCATGTGTGGCTCTGGATCTTCAGTGTACTCACCAGGAGCTCCACAGTCAGCACACGAGTTGTTGCCCGGCTGTTGCACCAGTTCGATCAGCAGCTTGTTATTTCTCTCCAGGCTGGCCATCGGTGAAGGTGGTTTGTGTCGGTCAGtcagactgacagctgagtCCCAGCAGAGGAGCCACGTACAGGTATGAAGTCCATGCTGACTCGTCCACACACTGAACGCTTACAGAGCTCTGTGCCAGGTTACAGTGACCAGCAGCTGCATTTCCTCTTACCAGCACGGCATCATGAAGTTTATTgttctgcacacaaacactgaggtcCAGAAATAACAGAGAAAGGAAGTGAAACCGACGTCACTGAAAAAGGCTGATTGAGTTACAGTATCAGCATGACTGTACACAGCCAGGCAGCCCAGTGTCAATAAAGTTTGATTCATCTAAACAGATTTTGTTCATTAATCAAAATGCAGGGTGGACATGACGTCATGAAGCAGCCACTGCTCAGGGAAGTTTTTAATTCTCAGGCTCAAACATTATTTATAGAAAACTGACATGGTGCCTTTGTGTTTCTATGGAGACACTAACTCATCAGTGATGTTACCTTCATCCTTGAGTCCATCCTCATCTCCATCAGCGTCTGGTACCGAGGTCAGACTGGCTGCAGTCTGCAGGACTCTGAATCTGTTTTCACCCTTGACACAAACTATTTGGGACACTCCCCTCTGGCCTAATGGTCTACTAACCCCTATGCATTACATCAATACAAACCTTTTGggacacacacacgttttatAGAATAAGCTTTACTccagctcttttcatttaaaaacatattgtttatctctctctctctctctctctctctctctctctctctctctctctctctcNNNNNNNNNNgggacacacacatgtttacagAATAAGCTTTACTccagctcttttcatttaaaaacatatcgtacaaatatttatatctatatatatatatttatatcttctggcactttatttttctttcgtTTTCGTTTTCGAGGTGTTGattcacatttaaacaaacacagcctgTGTGCAGAATATTACATGAGCGTGTATCAGCAAAACTGACTTCaagtattaaaagtatttcTCCTGCAGCAGATCGGCCTCTCAGTGTTTCATtctcatattttaaataaagtataaagtaaaatagaaacacagaaTAATAGTACGTACAGTTACTGAGTAAACAGACACATATTCAGTCTCACGGATATAAACATGAGAACACATGAAACTTTTCAGCCTGATGATTCGTCCTCGttacatcagaatcagaaatactttaataatttattttagttacaatactccaggtaaacaaacaaacaaaacaaaacaaatgtaaacaggTAACCATCCATTAAGAacaaagtataaatatataaatgtgtatataaacactcatggctttttttttttcgaccCCCGCTTGCCGCCTCGCGACCCCCCGGGGGTCCCGCCCCTCATGTTGCGACCCGGAGCCTCAGTGCGCAGCCTCTGCCGCGCAGCACGTGGCGCTGCTGTGCACCTCTGATCCGCCGGAAACACacgaagaagaagcagcagctctccGGAACTAATGTGAGCGTCGTTCGTTGTTTCACTCCGGACATTATGCGCTGCCCGTGTCCCCGGTAACATGTCGgagctgcagctttaattaaataaattaactaaattattttaattaatctctGACATTAAGTGTCATCATTAAGTGTCATCATTAAGTGTCATCATTAAGTGTCATCATTAAGTGTCATCATTAAATCAGCATGTGGCGCTTCAGACGCTTCGTGTCGGCGGCGGTTCAAAGTGAGTCTCTTCTTCTTCGGTGGTTTGAATTAGCGACAGCTAGCTCTGAATGCTAACTCTGTTAAACAGGTTAAAGTGgctgaagacagaagaagaagaagaagaagacagactgaagacagacagactgtccacagactgaagacagactgtccacagactgaagacagactgtCCACAGGCTGAAGactgtccacagacagacagactgtccacagacagacagactgtccacagacagacagactgaagacagactgtccacagacagacagactgtccacaggctgaagacagactgtccacagacagacagactgaagacagactgtccacagactgaagactgtccacagactgtccacagactgtccacaggctgaagacagaagacagactgtccacagactgaagactgtccacagactgaagactgtccacagactgaagacagaagacagactgtccacagattctgtccactgtgtgtctgtctgtctagtgTGTGtctcgagtgtgtgtgtctgtgaggtgtgctgtgtggtgtgtgtctgtgtgtggtgttgttgtaGTGTCGTGTgagtggtgtgttgtgtgtgtggttgtgtgtgtggtggtgtgtgtgtgtggaggtgtgtgtgttataatcTAATAATCTCTGAACcagatttattctttatttgtttacattaatTCTGCATTTATAATCTACACTTCATATTACTTATagtttgtgttgtggtgtgtgtgtgtgtacaaaaaaaaaaaaaaaatatatattttttacttatgaattattttacattttcctctgttatgtttgtttgtttgtttaaaacataaatataatgactcacacacagtctgctcATATACTGTCATACCATCAACATAAACagcctcactgtctgtctgtgttctgagTGTTTctatagatagacagacagatatataaatataaagatagatagattgatagatTCTCTCTGTACGTATCAGTTCAGTGTTTACCGTGTCAGTGTCGTCCACTGATCATGtgaccagcagctcctcctAACGCCATCAGTGAGATAAATCTGCTCGTATAGAAGTCATCAGTCTGTTTACCGTGAAACTGGAGCCACCACAGATCTGTCCAATGAAGCTGGTTCTGATCCAGGATCCGTCTCCAGAAGTAGGTTCTGATTGACGAGCTTCCTCTTGTATGTCCTGCAGGTCAGTATGCGGGACAGTCTGGCTTATTCCGCCGCCAGTGCACATGTTGCTGGCGGAGCCGGGTTCCCGTGGCAGGATTCGAGACCCTGGACAGCACCCTGACCTCCGTGTCCGCGCCCTGCAAAGACGACAAAGGACCGCTGGACGCGTTCTACACCTCCGAGCAGCGAGACGCCATCCTTCATCGGCTCAACACCGCCACGCTGGCTGAGCTCGCCGTCGTCAAGCTCCTGAGAGGACGCAAGTCTGTCAACATTGTGGAGTACAGGACTAAGAACGGACCCTTTAAGACTCTGGAGAGCGTGGTGAACGTGCCGCTGCTCAAGCACAAAAGCGCCGTGACGGTCTTCAACTCGATCCTCAACCCggtgaagaaggagaggaaagtgaGGATTCAGCTGGCCAAGTTCATCAGGCCGGAGATCGACAGGTCCTGGCTGGAGGTGAGGACGTCCACCCTGTCTCAGGCTGACGGGGACGCCTGCTCCGGTCTGAAACATCTAAAATCAGTGCATGAAGAAGCAGAGATGCAGCCTGTGGTTGTGatgatgattctgtgtttgtttcctcaggATGCCAGCTCCATCGTGTCACTCGTATGTGGAACTAATAAGATCGCCTGGACTCACGTGGACCGCGGGATGACCGTGCTGGACTGGCAACAGACGGAGTGTCCAAACTTCTTGAGGGGGACTTACATGGCTTCTGCTTACTTGAACGACGTGAGTTAACGTTCACGGTTCATTCAGAGATTTGTCGAATGATTCTCTGAGCGTGCAGAATCTAACCTGCAGCGTTTGATTCTTCTCCGTCAGGTCTCCGTTGTTGTCGAACTCCTCCCGTCAGCTGACTTCTACATAATAGAGAAATCCTCCATCTCGGTCCAGAACACGGCTCTGTTCCCGGTCATGGCCCACATGAGGACCGTGGAGGCCATGCTGTTCGCTCTGCTCGAGCCCAGAAACTCGTCACCCGAGTCCAACATTCCTCCCAGGTttgaaagagacaaacacacgtcggcatttattttgaaacgtgCTGAAGGTTCCTGACTTCCCTTCTTTCCCGTGCAGGGTTTTGAACATGATGCGTACCGCCGTGGGACGTCACTTTGGACTCATGGTGGGCGAGTCGCGGACCAGCGGGGCACAGACGGTCCGACAGCTGATGACGGAGTCGGTGACGCAGAAGCTTCCCAGGATAAACTTCCCCCCCGAGCTGCTGGTGAAGTACAGGAATTCTTTCCAGATGGGCAGCAGGCAAGGAGGCGAGGAGCTCTGCGACGCTCTGCTGCAGGCGGTGGCTTTTTACGAGCTCCTCAGTGAAACTTCCAGTTAGCCGACACGTGGACCGACCTCATCCCGCGACCAGCTGTACCCAGTGAAACGAGCCCGAGGGACCCTGATGCACATTCTTCAGATGTTTACTCATGAACAGATTTGGTGTTCGGTTATGTTACATCAAACACACTAATACGTTTTTCTGGATGCTGAAGGTTGCTGCTCTCGTGCATAAAGTAACAGCTGCTGGATTTTTGTTTGCAATAACTCGAAGATAAACTGCACCGACGTCGACCCACGTCAGCACCTGGACGATCagagtgtttttatattctttaaaaacGATGAACATGATTTACAAAAATAgaatttttttattcacttttccTGGTTGGACGTATgcgtaaataaaaacagatttctcaTGTGAAGTGCtttcagtacacacacacacacacacacacacacacacacagaatttcAGTCTTTTAGGGTGGCCGCCAAAGCGTTGCAAAGTTTTTGTGGACCGACCGACCAGCCAAGTAAACACTGAGCGCAGTACAGTGACGTAGTGAGGGTGGAGGTTCTACCATCTTTTACTCTATGAGAAATCTTCTGCCAGAAGTCTCAGTGTCGACTTTGAGAAGCTGCTGAGGTAGTTCAGACTCCTGATGCGGGAGATAAATGATGAGAATTAAAACACTGACTCATCGCGGTGTACACTGACGTGAGCGGGTGTCTTACAGTGTCTGTCTCACCTCGCCGGCTCCTCTTTCTGTCGTCGCTGTCTCTGGGAGCGACAGACATAACGGAGGACCGGCATGTAGTCGACAGCGACGGCTCGTCTGTTCCCCAGCAGGCTGAAGGAATCACTGCTGAGCACCGACCTGCTCAGCTCGAACCTCCTTTGGGACAGGCTGGAGGGCACAGACATGACGGAGACTGAGGTTTCCTGCTTTAGAACGATACAACATTGGTGCTGCAGAGCAGACTCACCTTGGTGCACACAGAGGTTGGAGGCTAAAGCTGAGGCTCTGTGTTTTGGAAGACGCAGGTGACGTCAGTCTCTCCACCAGCCTCCCCCACCTTGCATCTCCCAGGTCCTGTCTGTATTTCTGGGCGTCAGTCCACGCTTCGGATACTCGCCACAGGCACCTGTGACACCCCAAACCCTCAACAGCAGCCTGAATATCCAGCAGCCTGTCCTGGCTGCcgcccttctcctcctcctcactcatCTCATCCAACAAGCCGTCCTTTATCTCCGCTCCTGTCCAAGCGAACGCCTCAGGTCTGCACGAGCCTGAAACAAGCGGCTCTGCAGGCGGCATCGTGGCATCGAGGTACGACATGAGTCGGTCAAGGCGTCCAAACAGTCGGATGACACTTTGGCTGCGTTTCGTTCAGTCTTGTCTCTCGAGCTTGAGGTCGAGGTGTCAAACGTTGTGATATGTCTCCTCCTGCTGAGCCTGGAGACTTTCCTAACAGGTTTACTGTCGTCGACTGACACCTTTGGACTTGGCTCACTCTGTAGCCCAGAACAAGTCCCCTTGTCCAGGTGGTGGACTGAAGTGCCCTTGGCCCCGATGGGTAGAAGGAGCTCCAGGTTGGAGTACAGAAGAGGCACGCCTCGTCTCCAGCTCTCAACCAGCAGCCTCAGGAGGTCGATCGTGTCCGTTTCAGACCAGAACTGACACTGAacagttaaaagaaagaaaataatgacaGATGACGTCGACAGAGTTCATAAACACGAGGTGAAGATCTCAATACTTTACCTTCAGTAGCTTCTTCAGCTGGTCTTGGGTCGCAGAGTGGAGGCCGAGCATGCAGGCAGTGCAGCCTGGAAGCTGGAGGTCTGCACGCTCTCCTGTGTCGGTAACACTCGAGTCTAGACGAGGAAATAAAGACAGTTCCTGTAAATCTGTGATTCACAACACTCTGAATGATCAGGGGGGTGTTCTCCACAACCATTCATCTCACCATTCATTCATATCGGGGGCTTACTCTGTCCTCCACCGCTATGCACccagagctgcagctgcagcagacagcGTCTGACGTCACCTCCGGACAGCCTGAGGAGGCCGCGGACGTCATCCAGCTCCAGTCGCACATTCTCAGCCAAAGCCACCAGCTGCAGGTAGGTGCAGACATCCACCTCGGAAACAGACGGAGTAAGTCTGTGTCACTCTCTAAAAGTGTGAGCTAACTCGTGAACCATGCATGCGTAGAGATAAAGACTTACAGCTGACGGAGGTTTGAAGATAATTTCCTCCAGGCTGCAGCTGAATCTCTCTCTGAACGATGGATCTAAGGAAGACGTTTAATATTAATCCAATGTTATTCTATTCAAAATTACAGCGTGCGTCTTACCATTGGTGGTCAGGACGACCGGCCTTTTGGTGGTTGTCATGAAAGTCTTGATGGCTGCGAGGAAACCAACGTCCTCATCAAAGATGACATCAACCTGCGGCAGCAGACAGTTTGCAGACGGATCAGCCAAACTGGGCTCATGTCTCGTATCTGTTAAATTATATGTCTCCGAGTGTGGGGATGCCAAATGGTTTACCTCTTCAAACAGAATGAGTGATGTGGCTGTCTTTTTGCTCTGCGGCGTCCTGCTCCATGTCTTGCCGTCTGGTTTTTCAGATGGCGACGGGGCACCGAAGTGGAACTGATCCGCTTTGGCCTTGGTCTTAAAGTAGTTGGCCAAAGTGACTGTGGCTGGACGAGCTTTTCCTTTGCGACCGGGGCGTCCAAAGTTCTGTGCCGCTCTCTTCTTTGAGGTGGCGGTGACAGTTTGtcctgtaaaaataataaacatctaaacatctaaacacaagaCGAACCTCGCTCCAGGTGTCACTGTCTTCATCGTCCTCATCCTACCAGGTAAAGTCTCAGATTTAGCGGCCGAGCTTTTCACGTTGTAGTTGTTGAAGTAGGCTGGTCTCAGCGGGTCTCTGCCCGGCATCTCCACTAGGTGGGACTGGGTCGCCTCCTTCAGCTGGGACAGAACATGACGGCCGCACCGCAGTGACGAGCAGTTCACCTCGAACACCTTcgacagaaaagaaacattcagttcATGAATTATTCCTCttatttaaatgtgatgagGATTATTCAGAACTCAAAGATCCATATTTGACTGTTTGTTCTGAGCTGTGAGAGCAGCTGCATGAGCACAGATGGAAATATGACTAACCTGTTACACAGAACTCACTGTGCTGAAACCTCCTTTTATATCAGCAGTTTAACATATAGTCTATAAGACTCTTCATTTATTGTTACATCTTtggcttttctgttttatttttctcatccaCCTCGTGTTCTGTGAGCTGCTATAACAACTGAATATCCCCGGCCTCTCTTGTATCTTATCTGAACATGTTTCTGTGACGAAATagagaaaacatacaaacacctcAGTCTTCTGCAGACTGAGCACCCAACTAAACCAGCTGGACACACCTGGTGCGTCTGATATGACACGTCATGTTTGTATGAGGCATAAAATTACTGAAAGCATGCAGccgtgtgtttttgtttgaatcaAAAACATGGATGCATTCAAAGATTTGGGTCCAACCTTGAAGCCGAGCTCCTGCGAGCAGGCGTACACCGCGGCGGTCTTGCCCACACCTGGAGGTCCCGTGAGCAGCACGGTGTTGCACAGCGGCTCCTCTCTGTCGTCCTGTGGCCCAGCCTCACCCTGGAAGTCTCCACAGTCCCATGAGTCTGCACGGAGgacatcatcattatcattattactttTCCAACCAAGAATCCCACACATGGAAAATCCTGTGTCGTTAAAATAAAACCCAGGAATCAGCAGCGTGCTGATAGATGTTCGGTCACAGCTCATCAGAAACCACATTCTGACCCTGAGCTGAGATGTAAGAGCAGAAGTGAAGTGTGACAGATGACAGCTCATACCGCTGctgttttcctcctgtttcctttCCTCCATTTGTCTTTGATCATCACTGTCAGCTCTGTCTTTCCATTTCTTCAACCAACTGAAATcca includes the following:
- the tefm gene encoding transcription elongation factor, mitochondrial; this translates as MWRFRRFVSAAVQSQYAGQSGLFRRQCTCCWRSRVPVAGFETLDSTLTSVSAPCKDDKGPLDAFYTSEQRDAILHRLNTATLAELAVVKLLRGRKSVNIVEYRTKNGPFKTLESVVNVPLLKHKSAVTVFNSILNPVKKERKVRIQLAKFIRPEIDRSWLEDASSIVSLVCGTNKIAWTHVDRGMTVLDWQQTECPNFLRGTYMASAYLNDVSVVVELLPSADFYIIEKSSISVQNTALFPVMAHMRTVEAMLFALLEPRNSSPESNIPPRVLNMMRTAVGRHFGLMVGESRTSGAQTVRQLMTESVTQKLPRINFPPELLVKYRNSFQMGSRQGGEELCDALLQAVAFYELLSETSS
- the atad5b gene encoding ATPase family AAA domain-containing protein 5b isoform X1, whose product is MPNKLKLKKKKCEDASCLIGDQPRNTELSPELVPAAGFSDTKDVKLAPVFLRAAQHGERKLRRPVLRPQQQPAERCGGRSPASALHGCLEEIQTTSNPEFPVRAVLNTLQEKASLQEGPSSAENSLNRSSHLQKEKRKRGNESSETVSKRPRSEGAVGTGQCHISTQAVEESIDLTAERRNKLSRTRRLRQQSESEKLKTSGSLQRDSSLEDVLWTDKYSPQHSSEVVGNSASVNKLQSWLKKWKDRADSDDQRQMEERKQEENSSDSWDCGDFQGEAGPQDDREEPLCNTVLLTGPPGVGKTAAVYACSQELGFKVFEVNCSSLRCGRHVLSQLKEATQSHLVEMPGRDPLRPAYFNNYNVKSSAAKSETLPGQTVTATSKKRAAQNFGRPGRKGKARPATVTLANYFKTKAKADQFHFGAPSPSEKPDGKTWSRTPQSKKTATSLILFEEVDVIFDEDVGFLAAIKTFMTTTKRPVVLTTNDPSFRERFSCSLEEIIFKPPSAVDVCTYLQLVALAENVRLELDDVRGLLRLSGGDVRRCLLQLQLWVHSGGGQNSSVTDTGERADLQLPGCTACMLGLHSATQDQLKKLLKCQFWSETDTIDLLRLLVESWRRGVPLLYSNLELLLPIGAKGTSVHHLDKGTCSGLQSEPSPKVSVDDSKPVRKVSRLSRRRHITTFDTSTSSSRDKTERNAAKVSSDCLDALTDSCRTSMPRCRLQSRLFQARADLRRSLGQERR
- the atad5b gene encoding ATPase family AAA domain-containing protein 5b isoform X2, with amino-acid sequence MPNKLKLKKKKCEDASCLIGDQPRNTELSPELVPAAGFSDTKDVKLAPVFLRAAQHGERKLRRPVLRPQQQPAERCGGRSPASALHGCLEEIQTTSNPEFPVRAVLNTLQEKASLQEGPSSENSLNRSSHLQKEKRKRGNESSETVSKRPRSEGAVGTGQCHISTQAVEESIDLTAERRNKLSRTRRLRQQSESEKLKTSGSLQRDSSLEDVLWTDKYSPQHSSEVVGNSASVNKLQSWLKKWKDRADSDDQRQMEERKQEENSSDSWDCGDFQGEAGPQDDREEPLCNTVLLTGPPGVGKTAAVYACSQELGFKVFEVNCSSLRCGRHVLSQLKEATQSHLVEMPGRDPLRPAYFNNYNVKSSAAKSETLPGQTVTATSKKRAAQNFGRPGRKGKARPATVTLANYFKTKAKADQFHFGAPSPSEKPDGKTWSRTPQSKKTATSLILFEEVDVIFDEDVGFLAAIKTFMTTTKRPVVLTTNDPSFRERFSCSLEEIIFKPPSAVDVCTYLQLVALAENVRLELDDVRGLLRLSGGDVRRCLLQLQLWVHSGGGQNSSVTDTGERADLQLPGCTACMLGLHSATQDQLKKLLKCQFWSETDTIDLLRLLVESWRRGVPLLYSNLELLLPIGAKGTSVHHLDKGTCSGLQSEPSPKVSVDDSKPVRKVSRLSRRRHITTFDTSTSSSRDKTERNAAKVSSDCLDALTDSCRTSMPRCRLQSRLFQARADLRRSLGQERR
- the atad5b gene encoding ATPase family AAA domain-containing protein 5b isoform X3; the protein is MPNKLKLKKKKCEDASCLIGDQPRNTELSPELVPAAGFSDTKDVKLAPVFLRAAQHGERKLRRPVLRPQQQPAERCGGRSPASALHGCLEEIQTTSNPEFPVRAVLNTLQEKASLQEGPSSAENSLNRSSHLQKEKRKRGNESSETVSKRPRSEGAVGTGQCHISTQAVEESIDLTAERRNKLSRTRRLRQQSESEKLKTSGSLQRDSSLEDVLWTDKYSPQHSSEVVGNSASVNKLQSWLKKWKDRADSDDQRQMEERKQEENSSDSWDCGDFQGEAGPQDDREEPLCNTVLLTGPPGVGKTAAVYACSQELGFKVFEVNCSSLRCGRHVLSQLKEATQSHLVEMPGRDPLRPAYFNNYNVKSSAAKSETLPGQTVTATSKKRAAQNFGRPGRKGKARPATVTLANYFKTKAKADQFHFGAPSPSEKPDGKTWSRTPQSKKTATSLILFEEVDVIFDEDVGFLAAIKTFMTTTKRPVVLTTNDPSFRERFSCSLEEIIFKPPSAVDVCTYLQLVALAENVRLELDDVRGLLRLSGGDVRRCLLQLQLWVHSGGGQSKPPI